A portion of the Marinobacter alexandrii genome contains these proteins:
- the guaA gene encoding glutamine-hydrolyzing GMP synthase, which yields MQDKILILDFGSQYTQLIARRVRELNVYCEIHPFSKFEITPDIKGVILSGGPCSVLDEGSPDMNMDDLGELPVLGICYGAQLLVKKNGGTVAKSNHREYGRANLKSVDSHFDLLKEIEIGSQVWMSHADTITDLPDNFQLISATESIPVAAYKIKDKQVYGIQFHPEVTHSTHGKDVLRNFVVHICKASQDWTPDIFVEETVAQLKEQLGDDKVVLGLSGGVDSSVAAMLIHQAIGKNLYCIFVDNGLLRKDEFEDVLKSYEGLGLNVKGVDAKSRFYDELEGESDPEGKRKIIGRVFIEVFDEEAKSIQNVKWLGQGTIYPDVIESVSVNGPSVTIKSHHNVGGLPAKMNLKVVEPLNTLFKDEVRNVGKTLEIPDFILGRHPFPGPGLGIRILSDITAEKVRILQDVDAIFINGLKEDGLYNEVWQAGAMLLPVQSVGVMGDERTYENVVALRAVASLDGMTADWVHLPYEFLGQISNKIINQVKGVNRVVYDISSKPPATIEWE from the coding sequence ATGCAAGATAAAATTCTTATCCTCGATTTTGGTTCTCAATATACTCAGCTGATTGCGAGAAGAGTACGAGAGCTTAATGTCTATTGTGAGATTCATCCATTCAGCAAATTTGAGATTACTCCTGATATTAAAGGAGTAATTCTATCAGGGGGCCCATGCTCTGTACTGGATGAAGGATCTCCTGATATGAATATGGATGATTTAGGCGAGTTGCCTGTTTTAGGAATCTGCTATGGTGCTCAGTTACTTGTTAAGAAAAATGGCGGGACAGTCGCAAAATCTAATCATAGAGAGTATGGTCGTGCTAATCTAAAATCGGTCGATTCGCATTTCGATTTATTAAAGGAAATAGAAATTGGAAGTCAAGTTTGGATGTCTCATGCGGATACTATCACAGATTTACCTGACAATTTTCAGCTTATCTCTGCAACAGAATCAATTCCAGTAGCGGCTTACAAAATCAAAGACAAACAGGTTTACGGTATTCAATTTCATCCTGAAGTAACACATAGTACTCATGGGAAAGATGTTCTAAGAAATTTTGTAGTGCACATCTGTAAGGCTTCTCAGGATTGGACACCCGATATTTTTGTAGAGGAAACAGTGGCTCAATTGAAAGAGCAACTTGGAGATGATAAAGTGGTTTTAGGTCTTTCTGGAGGAGTGGATTCTTCGGTGGCAGCAATGCTAATTCATCAGGCGATTGGAAAAAACCTTTATTGCATTTTTGTGGATAATGGATTGTTAAGGAAAGATGAATTCGAAGATGTTTTGAAATCTTATGAAGGCCTAGGACTTAATGTGAAGGGTGTAGATGCTAAATCTAGATTCTATGATGAATTAGAAGGAGAAAGTGACCCAGAAGGCAAAAGAAAGATCATTGGTAGAGTTTTTATCGAAGTATTTGATGAAGAGGCCAAAAGTATCCAGAATGTAAAATGGTTGGGACAGGGAACAATTTATCCAGATGTAATTGAGTCAGTCTCTGTTAACGGACCATCGGTGACTATAAAATCACATCATAATGTAGGGGGACTTCCAGCTAAGATGAACTTGAAAGTGGTAGAGCCACTCAATACACTTTTTAAAGATGAAGTGAGAAATGTGGGTAAGACCCTCGAAATTCCTGATTTTATTCTGGGTAGGCATCCATTTCCAGGCCCAGGTCTTGGAATCAGAATACTCAGTGATATTACAGCAGAGAAAGTGCGAATTCTTCAAGATGTAGATGCAATCTTTATCAATGGACTTAAAGAAGATGGACTTTACAATGAAGTATGGCAAGCTGGTGCTATGCTCCTTCCTGTACAGTCCGTTGGAGTAATGGGAGATGAGAGGACCTATGAAAATGTAGTTGCACTAAGAGCAGTTGCTAGTTTGGATGGAATGACAGCAGATTGGGTTCATTTACCCTACGAGTTTTTAGGTCAAATCTCTAATAAAATCATAAATCAAGTGAAAGGAGTAAATAGAGTGGTTTATGATATCAGTTCTAAACCTCCAGCCACCATTGAGTGGGAATAA
- the pafA gene encoding alkaline phosphatase PafA produces the protein MKKAFFTLLITLSLTSYTQDKPKIIIGIVVDQMRQDYLLRFQEKFSDGGFKRLIHDGFQFKNAHYNYVPTYTAPGHASIYSGTTPSNHGIIGNSWFSREKGSAVYCVSDSDASGVGGADKNGKMSPKNLLASTITDELRLSSNFKAKVVGVSIKDRGSILPAGHNPSGAYWFDGSTGNFMTSTYYTNELPDWVSSFNSKKLVSTYLKETWNTLLPIAQYTESTDDDVPYERVLKGKKSSVFPYNLKDLAKSNGLGLIRSTPWGNTLVLDMALAAIEGEGLGNDSTTDFLAVSFSSTDYVGHAFGPNSIELQDTYLRLDGEIGRLLEILDKKFGEDYVVFLTSDHGVSNIPMYLQDVKMPGGYSDGKKATEEIKKFMTERYGDEDWVLDVSNDQVFLNRPLIEEKKMNLKKVQEDLQQFLLSFERVVDVFTSNDLAKRNATADPKMLIENGFNTKMSGDLAVRHKSGYVDGGYGKQGTTHGSGYTYDTHIPIIFFGSGINQGKSVRNVAIIDIAPTLSMLLGISLPSAATGKPLKELFE, from the coding sequence ATGAAAAAAGCTTTTTTTACTCTTTTAATCACACTTTCACTTACATCCTATACACAGGATAAGCCGAAAATTATTATCGGAATTGTAGTGGATCAAATGCGGCAAGACTACCTACTGCGATTTCAAGAGAAATTTTCAGATGGCGGCTTCAAAAGATTAATACATGATGGATTCCAATTTAAGAACGCGCACTATAATTACGTTCCTACCTACACGGCCCCTGGACATGCTTCTATTTACTCAGGAACAACTCCATCAAATCACGGTATAATTGGAAACAGCTGGTTTTCTCGAGAAAAAGGCAGTGCAGTCTATTGTGTCTCTGATTCCGACGCTTCAGGAGTTGGAGGAGCAGATAAGAACGGTAAAATGTCTCCAAAAAATTTATTAGCTTCTACCATCACAGACGAGCTACGTCTAAGTAGCAATTTTAAAGCTAAAGTAGTAGGAGTCTCGATTAAAGATAGAGGATCCATATTGCCTGCTGGACATAATCCGTCTGGTGCTTATTGGTTCGATGGCTCGACAGGAAATTTCATGACCAGTACATACTATACCAATGAGTTGCCTGACTGGGTAAGTTCTTTCAATAGCAAAAAACTAGTGTCGACCTATCTCAAAGAAACGTGGAATACGCTATTGCCTATTGCACAATATACTGAGAGTACAGACGATGATGTTCCTTATGAACGAGTCTTGAAAGGCAAGAAAAGCTCCGTTTTTCCTTATAACCTTAAGGATTTAGCTAAATCTAACGGACTGGGCCTTATCCGGTCGACACCTTGGGGAAACACACTCGTACTAGATATGGCATTAGCTGCTATTGAGGGTGAAGGTTTAGGAAACGATAGTACGACTGATTTTTTAGCTGTTTCTTTTTCTTCAACGGATTATGTAGGTCATGCTTTTGGTCCCAACTCCATTGAACTACAAGACACCTACCTAAGACTAGATGGAGAAATAGGGCGTCTTTTAGAAATTTTAGATAAAAAATTTGGTGAGGATTACGTGGTTTTTCTTACATCGGATCACGGCGTATCAAATATTCCCATGTACCTGCAGGATGTGAAAATGCCCGGGGGATATTCGGATGGAAAAAAGGCGACTGAGGAAATCAAAAAATTCATGACTGAACGATACGGTGATGAGGACTGGGTATTGGATGTTTCAAATGATCAGGTTTTTCTGAACAGACCCTTGATTGAAGAGAAGAAGATGAACCTAAAGAAAGTACAGGAGGATTTACAACAATTTCTACTTTCCTTCGAGCGAGTAGTTGATGTCTTCACATCCAATGATCTAGCTAAAAGAAACGCTACCGCCGATCCAAAGATGCTTATTGAGAACGGTTTCAATACGAAAATGAGTGGCGATTTGGCTGTAAGGCATAAATCAGGATATGTAGATGGAGGATATGGTAAGCAAGGTACCACTCACGGATCTGGATACACGTATGATACACATATACCCATTATTTTCTTTGGATCAGGTATCAATCAAGGGAAAAGTGTCAGAAATGTAGCAATCATCGACATTGCCCCTACGCTATCCATGTTATTGGGCATCTCTTTGCCAAGCGCGGCTACAGGCAAGCCATTAAAGGAGTTGTTTGAATAA
- a CDS encoding DUF4159 domain-containing protein gives MRKLWILFCFVSSTCITAQPVKIAKLKYDGGGDWYANKTALPNLIDFCNDQINTNLALSEDVVEVGSPDLFLYPYVYMTGHGNVLFNGIQAENLRSYLTSGGFLHIDDNYGLDQFVRTEMKKVFPELDFIEIPFDHPLYHQKFDFDNGLPKIHQHDGKAPKGYGIIHEGRLVCFYSYESDLGNGWEDQSVYNDPQEIRLEALKMGANIISYTFTAEL, from the coding sequence ATGCGAAAACTTTGGATTCTATTTTGTTTCGTCTCATCTACCTGTATAACAGCTCAACCTGTAAAAATAGCTAAGCTCAAATATGATGGCGGTGGAGATTGGTATGCCAATAAAACTGCTCTTCCGAATCTTATAGATTTTTGCAATGATCAAATCAATACCAATCTGGCACTATCTGAAGATGTGGTGGAAGTAGGAAGTCCTGATCTTTTCTTATATCCTTATGTGTATATGACTGGCCATGGAAATGTATTGTTTAATGGTATTCAGGCTGAAAACTTAAGAAGCTACCTAACCTCAGGAGGCTTTCTTCATATCGATGATAACTATGGCCTTGATCAGTTTGTGCGAACTGAAATGAAAAAGGTTTTTCCTGAACTAGATTTTATTGAAATACCCTTCGATCATCCTCTGTACCACCAAAAGTTTGATTTTGACAATGGTCTTCCTAAAATTCATCAACATGATGGTAAAGCTCCAAAGGGTTATGGCATCATTCATGAAGGACGCCTCGTTTGTTTTTATTCCTATGAATCAGATTTAGGAAATGGATGGGAAGATCAATCAGTTTACAATGATCCTCAGGAAATAAGATTGGAGGCACTCAAAATGGGTGCTAACATCATCTCATATACGTTCACAGCGGAATTATAA
- a CDS encoding CHAT domain-containing tetratricopeptide repeat protein → MKYIGIAITLLCTLGINAQETPLNQANAFFEKADYEKAYEQYKSAGDIFYANDDFAKYVDTHLKMIESQLNMGDPFHAKSLATNTLEFIEAEFPNERVLKARCLTLLGESHLNLGHNEDALESLLIAEDNFPSEGSREKATCLNAIGVAYDDSYNTQLAIQYHEQAFAMRRKLFGNQSIDVANSYNNLGRVYLKSDPLQALIYFNRAKGIYVKELGNNNQRALRASINIAFANMDQGNFDEALDQLNDVKLIYDATYQEEHPNKAYIQSLIGRVLLSNKENEKALLNQKDALQMYISLFGEKHPDVANTYFLIGEIHKNRNEFKLAVEFYQRAIYANLPDQTSTDFYSLPKLENYFNADILLRTLQAKAIALAALHFEKTLNVKDLTGAIATYQKCDDLISIVRRKRLNEQDKLRLGQIAKEVYESGIELSVTLSNQSFNRKKHLQTAFDFCERSKSSVLLEAITESKAKKFAGIPDEQIQLEDSLKDEISFLEQQLAQQENAGNQDMKDLLFSYQNTYRDFISSLETNYPEYYKLKYDHSIATVASVQEHLTEKSAMLSYFLGEEEIYIFILTKKNVQAVRKLKGENFEKLTKGIRNGIKYNSKKTFLTTSKALYSLLIPDLPSDIDELIILPDGILGTLPFEAFINDEDETEDFAKADFLIRNFHVSYDYSATLFNERHADDEQISPEILLIAPVSFEENEVHMSSLPGSEKEIDEIRYLFMGSDSETKIQLRSDASEFNFKNENLGKYRYLHFATHGLVNESEPALSRIFLKPGNDEDGSLYTGEIYNLNINADLVTLSACETGLGKVAKGEGIVGLSRALQYAGANNIIVSLWQVADASTAQMMIEFYKYNLNNDHHGYNTALREAKLSLLNSEEYARPYYWAPFILVGM, encoded by the coding sequence ATGAAGTATATCGGAATCGCGATAACATTATTATGTACCCTTGGCATCAATGCTCAAGAAACACCCTTGAACCAAGCCAACGCTTTTTTTGAAAAAGCTGATTATGAAAAAGCTTACGAGCAGTACAAATCAGCGGGTGATATCTTTTATGCAAATGATGATTTTGCAAAGTATGTTGACACTCATCTAAAAATGATTGAATCTCAGCTGAATATGGGAGATCCATTTCACGCTAAGAGTCTAGCCACTAATACACTAGAATTTATCGAAGCTGAGTTTCCTAATGAACGTGTGCTAAAAGCCAGATGCTTGACACTTCTCGGTGAGAGTCATCTAAACCTTGGACACAATGAAGATGCTTTAGAGAGTTTATTGATCGCTGAAGACAATTTCCCTTCTGAAGGCAGTCGAGAAAAAGCCACCTGTTTAAATGCCATTGGAGTGGCCTATGATGACAGCTATAATACTCAACTTGCAATCCAATACCATGAACAGGCTTTTGCGATGCGTCGAAAGTTATTTGGGAATCAATCCATCGACGTAGCTAACTCTTATAACAACCTGGGCAGGGTATACTTAAAAAGCGATCCATTACAAGCGCTAATCTATTTCAATCGAGCCAAGGGTATCTACGTGAAAGAACTTGGTAACAATAACCAAAGAGCTCTTAGAGCAAGCATAAATATAGCCTTCGCAAATATGGATCAAGGCAATTTCGATGAAGCACTAGATCAGCTAAATGATGTAAAGCTAATTTATGATGCTACCTACCAAGAGGAGCACCCTAATAAAGCATATATTCAATCGCTAATTGGACGAGTGCTGCTTTCCAATAAGGAAAACGAAAAGGCACTTCTAAATCAGAAAGATGCACTTCAGATGTATATCAGTCTATTTGGCGAAAAGCATCCTGACGTTGCAAATACCTATTTTTTGATTGGAGAAATTCACAAAAATAGAAATGAATTTAAACTAGCTGTTGAATTTTATCAACGTGCTATTTATGCAAACCTACCTGATCAGACCTCAACAGATTTTTACAGTCTACCCAAACTGGAAAACTATTTCAACGCTGACATTTTACTTAGGACACTCCAAGCTAAAGCTATTGCTTTAGCAGCATTACATTTTGAGAAAACCTTGAATGTAAAAGATCTTACAGGAGCTATAGCTACCTATCAAAAATGTGATGATTTAATCAGCATTGTTAGAAGAAAAAGGCTCAATGAACAGGATAAATTACGTCTGGGACAAATAGCTAAGGAGGTATATGAGAGTGGGATAGAACTTTCTGTTACACTAAGCAATCAAAGTTTCAATCGAAAAAAACATCTTCAAACTGCCTTTGACTTTTGTGAAAGAAGTAAATCTTCAGTTTTACTAGAAGCCATCACCGAATCAAAAGCAAAAAAATTCGCAGGTATTCCGGACGAGCAAATCCAACTTGAAGATAGTTTGAAAGATGAGATATCCTTCCTTGAACAACAATTGGCACAACAGGAAAATGCAGGCAATCAGGACATGAAAGACTTGCTGTTTTCCTATCAAAATACTTATCGAGACTTCATATCCAGTCTTGAAACAAACTATCCAGAATATTATAAATTAAAGTATGATCATTCAATTGCTACGGTAGCTTCAGTTCAAGAACATTTAACAGAAAAATCAGCCATGCTATCTTACTTTCTTGGAGAAGAAGAAATCTATATTTTCATCCTCACCAAGAAAAACGTTCAAGCTGTTCGAAAGTTGAAAGGAGAAAACTTCGAAAAACTAACCAAAGGCATTAGAAATGGCATCAAGTACAATAGCAAAAAAACATTTCTGACAACCTCAAAAGCACTCTATTCATTGCTAATTCCTGATTTACCGTCAGACATAGATGAATTGATCATCTTGCCAGATGGCATCTTGGGTACATTGCCTTTCGAAGCTTTTATAAACGATGAAGATGAAACAGAAGATTTCGCGAAAGCGGATTTTCTTATTAGAAATTTTCATGTATCATACGATTATTCGGCAACTCTTTTCAACGAAAGACACGCAGATGATGAGCAAATCAGTCCTGAAATATTGCTAATAGCACCAGTGAGTTTTGAAGAGAATGAGGTGCATATGTCTTCTCTTCCAGGATCAGAAAAAGAAATTGATGAGATACGATATCTATTCATGGGAAGTGATTCCGAAACAAAGATTCAATTGCGAAGTGATGCGAGTGAATTTAACTTCAAAAATGAGAACCTAGGAAAATATCGTTACCTCCATTTTGCTACTCACGGATTGGTTAATGAATCAGAGCCTGCGCTATCAAGAATATTTCTTAAGCCTGGTAATGATGAAGATGGTAGCCTTTATACTGGCGAAATATATAATCTAAATATCAACGCAGATCTGGTTACACTATCAGCTTGTGAAACGGGGCTAGGTAAAGTAGCTAAAGGAGAAGGAATTGTCGGGTTAAGTAGAGCATTGCAATATGCAGGTGCCAATAACATTATTGTTTCGCTATGGCAAGTAGCTGATGCTTCTACAGCGCAAATGATGATCGAATTCTACAAGTACAACTTGAATAATGACCATCATGGATATAATACAGCGCTTCGAGAAGCTAAATTATCACTACTCAATTCCGAAGAATATGCTCGACCATATTACTGGGCACCCTTTATTTTGGTAGGCATGTGA
- a CDS encoding LytTR family DNA-binding domain-containing protein encodes MKKNTLFLLIVFLLGLILFDAAQQKYYIDNFSPATNDPISFLELLNNQFIRWAIWTTLNVPFCLLIWKYYFKEKNQPHINWIVIGLTIGLSTIISLVLISTHSILSQNVSLNEFGEFFQFFIYQKGLTFLLATIMLTLVLFNYSKVRTISKQSVEITNLKKTTHNLQEALAHEETPHLNVKTGYKLKPIPLDEIIWIQSDDYCVKVHTHESCFTLRQSLKALEEKLSPFRFIRIHRTALLNLDYLDQINSDTSKIMLTNKTEIPYSKTGIRSLKEKMKDQSV; translated from the coding sequence ATGAAAAAGAATACCTTATTTCTGCTTATTGTCTTTCTATTAGGCTTAATTCTTTTTGATGCAGCACAGCAGAAATACTACATTGACAATTTTTCTCCTGCAACGAACGATCCCATCTCGTTTTTAGAATTACTGAATAATCAATTCATCAGATGGGCTATCTGGACCACACTTAATGTTCCCTTTTGTTTACTTATATGGAAATACTATTTTAAAGAAAAGAATCAACCTCATATCAATTGGATTGTCATTGGATTAACGATAGGACTATCTACCATAATATCTCTGGTCCTCATCAGTACACATTCCATCCTTTCACAAAATGTTAGTTTAAACGAGTTCGGCGAATTTTTTCAATTCTTTATTTATCAAAAAGGATTAACCTTTCTTTTAGCAACCATCATGTTGACGCTAGTTCTATTTAACTACTCCAAAGTAAGGACAATAAGTAAGCAAAGTGTAGAGATCACGAACCTCAAAAAGACCACTCATAATCTACAGGAAGCATTGGCACATGAAGAAACTCCGCATCTAAACGTAAAAACTGGATATAAATTAAAGCCTATACCTCTGGATGAGATCATCTGGATTCAATCGGATGATTACTGTGTAAAAGTGCATACACATGAAAGTTGTTTTACGCTTCGCCAAAGTCTAAAAGCATTGGAAGAAAAACTATCTCCGTTTCGCTTTATCAGAATTCATCGTACTGCCCTTCTTAATTTAGATTACTTAGATCAAATCAATTCTGATACCTCAAAAATTATGCTTACCAATAAAACCGAAATACCCTATTCTAAAACAGGAATAAGATCCTTGAAAGAAAAAATGAAGGATCAATCGGTTTAG
- a CDS encoding TlpA disulfide reductase family protein has translation MKSSITAVLLIMSFSVSSQIMKQGQWRGFIHYDDAVVPFILEVGYPQGEVPEITFVNGAERRIVSNARIEGDSIVIPIDPFDVEIRAKLSAMNLEGVYQKFYRDLQLRFSASYGKQRMMKNSVRPSAPIQERWGITFSPNSSDMSKGVGLFQQKGNAISGTIMTQVSDYRYFEGILDGDSLKLSSFDGAHAFLFRGVKIGNEWSGEMIYDNGYSEPWTAIYDVEAELEDPFKMVELEKGKHKPYFDLLGAGEGKNAIDPLKYEGKILIIQLFGTWCPNSHDQTKYLVDWYKRNEEKNVAILASSFEANYSKEYGLERLDKYQEVNNIPYDLVLGGRLSKTGAAMPFPFMKRIEAFPTLVILDKQGYVRYVHSYFNGPATGKYYQAFDQQFNDIINELVAE, from the coding sequence ATGAAATCATCTATTACTGCAGTTTTACTGATCATGTCTTTCTCTGTATCATCTCAGATAATGAAACAGGGTCAATGGAGAGGGTTTATTCATTATGATGATGCCGTAGTTCCATTCATTTTGGAAGTTGGCTACCCACAGGGCGAGGTTCCTGAGATTACATTCGTCAATGGGGCAGAAAGAAGGATTGTATCAAATGCCAGAATTGAAGGTGACAGCATCGTGATTCCCATTGATCCTTTCGATGTTGAAATCAGGGCAAAGCTATCAGCCATGAATTTGGAAGGCGTCTATCAGAAGTTTTATCGAGACTTGCAATTGAGATTCTCTGCCTCCTATGGAAAGCAGCGTATGATGAAGAATAGTGTGAGACCTTCTGCACCTATTCAAGAACGATGGGGAATCACTTTTTCACCCAATTCTTCAGACATGTCCAAAGGTGTGGGACTTTTTCAGCAAAAAGGAAATGCGATATCTGGAACGATCATGACACAGGTTAGTGATTATCGCTATTTTGAAGGGATATTAGATGGAGACTCTTTAAAACTCTCAAGTTTTGATGGGGCACATGCTTTTTTATTTAGAGGAGTGAAGATCGGGAATGAGTGGAGTGGTGAGATGATCTATGATAATGGGTACTCAGAACCATGGACTGCAATATACGATGTAGAGGCTGAATTGGAAGATCCGTTTAAAATGGTCGAGCTAGAAAAGGGTAAGCATAAACCTTATTTTGATTTGCTCGGAGCAGGGGAGGGAAAGAATGCGATAGATCCTTTGAAATATGAGGGTAAAATTTTGATCATTCAGCTGTTTGGTACGTGGTGTCCAAATAGTCACGACCAGACCAAATACCTGGTGGATTGGTATAAGAGGAATGAAGAAAAGAATGTGGCAATTCTTGCGTCATCTTTTGAAGCTAATTATTCCAAAGAGTATGGATTGGAGAGACTTGATAAATACCAAGAGGTCAACAATATTCCGTATGACTTGGTGTTAGGAGGTCGATTAAGTAAGACAGGAGCAGCTATGCCATTTCCTTTTATGAAAAGAATTGAAGCATTTCCTACGCTTGTCATCTTGGATAAGCAAGGCTATGTACGGTATGTACATAGCTATTTCAATGGCCCGGCAACAGGTAAGTATTATCAGGCTTTCGATCAGCAATTCAATGACATCATCAATGAATTAGTTGCTGAATAA
- a CDS encoding DEAD/DEAH box helicase: MTFNDFNLDDQLTEAIDHMGFTEATPIQEEAIPAILEGKDLIACAQTGTGKTAAFVIPILNHLAQNPSEDVKVLIVVPTRELAIQIDQQIQGFSYFLPVHSIAIYGGGDGSDFEQQKRALTQGSNIVVATPGKLISHLNLGYVKFDQVSNLILDEADRMLDMNFYDDIKKIIMHLPNLKQTSMFSATMAPKIEKLAKSILTNPKKITLELAKPSEKISQEVYRVEEGYKTELIGKLISRYEAFESILIFTSTKKKVSDIVKGLKGVKLEAKGISSMLEQDERERILLKFRAKKVRILVATDVLSRGIDIKDINLVINYDVPNDAADYVHRIGRTARAKTSGVAITLVSKDDNYKMKRIEKLIDRELEKVDYPMRRR; encoded by the coding sequence ATGACATTCAATGATTTCAACCTTGACGATCAACTCACCGAAGCGATCGATCATATGGGCTTTACAGAAGCCACTCCTATTCAAGAAGAAGCTATACCAGCCATTTTAGAAGGAAAAGATTTAATAGCCTGTGCACAGACAGGTACTGGTAAAACAGCCGCTTTCGTCATTCCGATACTTAACCATTTGGCGCAGAATCCCAGTGAGGATGTGAAAGTACTCATTGTAGTTCCGACAAGAGAACTAGCTATTCAGATTGACCAGCAAATCCAAGGGTTCTCCTATTTCCTACCTGTACACTCCATAGCTATCTACGGTGGTGGAGATGGATCAGACTTTGAACAACAAAAAAGAGCACTTACACAAGGAAGCAATATCGTTGTGGCAACACCTGGTAAACTCATTTCGCATTTGAATCTGGGCTATGTGAAGTTTGATCAGGTTTCCAATCTTATTCTGGATGAAGCAGACCGGATGTTGGACATGAACTTCTACGATGACATCAAGAAGATCATCATGCACCTCCCTAATCTGAAGCAGACATCCATGTTTAGTGCCACCATGGCACCCAAAATTGAAAAGCTGGCAAAGAGCATATTGACGAATCCTAAGAAGATTACGCTCGAATTGGCCAAGCCTTCAGAGAAAATCAGTCAGGAAGTTTATCGTGTGGAAGAAGGGTATAAAACAGAACTCATTGGTAAACTGATAAGCAGGTATGAGGCTTTTGAAAGCATCCTTATTTTCACCTCTACCAAAAAGAAAGTAAGTGATATTGTCAAGGGTTTAAAAGGAGTAAAACTAGAAGCTAAAGGCATTTCATCTATGCTGGAGCAAGACGAACGTGAGCGAATCTTACTAAAGTTTCGTGCTAAAAAAGTGAGAATCCTAGTCGCCACGGATGTGCTCTCAAGAGGCATTGACATCAAGGACATCAACCTGGTGATTAACTATGATGTACCCAATGATGCAGCGGACTATGTGCATAGGATCGGCAGAACTGCTAGAGCAAAAACCAGCGGCGTTGCTATTACACTGGTGAGCAAAGACGACAACTACAAAATGAAGCGCATCGAAAAACTCATCGATCGTGAATTGGAGAAAGTAGACTATCCGATGCGGAGGAGATAA
- a CDS encoding transposase has protein sequence MSFSTVHWIDLFVREEYKHVLIDSLKYCQKEKGLEIYAWCFMSSHLHLIIGTRGEAMQNILRDFKSFTSRKLKDEIKGHPQESRREWILWMMERAGSKNSNNSEWQLWQQHNQPIELDTNKMLRQRLDYLHMNPVEAGFVSEPEHWNYSSAIDYAGGKGLIDICFIE, from the coding sequence GTGAGTTTTTCAACTGTACATTGGATTGATCTTTTTGTAAGAGAAGAGTACAAACATGTATTAATTGATAGTTTGAAATACTGTCAAAAAGAGAAAGGTTTAGAGATATATGCATGGTGTTTTATGTCAAGCCACTTGCATTTGATTATAGGAACAAGGGGTGAAGCAATGCAGAACATCTTAAGGGATTTTAAAAGTTTTACTTCCAGAAAATTGAAAGATGAAATTAAAGGACATCCACAGGAGAGTAGAAGGGAATGGATACTTTGGATGATGGAAAGAGCTGGAAGTAAAAATTCGAATAATAGCGAATGGCAATTGTGGCAACAGCATAATCAACCGATTGAACTGGACACAAATAAAATGCTAAGGCAGAGGTTAGATTATTTACATATGAATCCAGTTGAAGCAGGTTTTGTAAGTGAACCAGAACATTGGAATTACAGTAGCGCTATTGATTATGCTGGAGGTAAAGGATTGATAGATATTTGCTTTATTGAATAA